In Glycine max cultivar Williams 82 chromosome 15, Glycine_max_v4.0, whole genome shotgun sequence, the DNA window cgaatgtgttactattcacagttaacatcggtttttatgaaaaccgatgttaacgaatgtgttattattgaattttaacatcggttttttacagaaaaccgatgttaacgaatgtgttattgTTGACAgtaaacatcggtttttttaaaaaaccgatgttaatgaatgTGTACTATTCAcagtaacatcggtttttataaaaaaccgatgttgttttcaggaattttttttatataatgtctttgtttttacaaaaaaccaagatttaacctgtaaatttaaaatcagaccacacagcacacaacatatatcatttgcattcagTTTTCAAATAGATTTTAGCAAAAAACTAGCTATCAACAAAGGTTGTTCAATGTTaagatgaaacaacaattgtaaaaaatataatgcaaagtacgtaaactaatttattaacctaaagttacatagttgcctaacatcctatgtttgatttctaacttttagataatattgtGCCCACTGTATGCGAAGTGCCTTAaatctctctgcttccaatggtctaacttcattaaaatactgcatgatgaaataaaaaaataaattaataatgtaataacaattataaaaaaaccaaatttgttTGTAATAAACAATTCCTGAAAGATCCTAAGATtatcgtggacatccagtgcatcacgtagtagccacattcagtgattcctttttgtctattacactaaatacataatgaaatttggatattaattaaacgttaactacaattagtgtacacacacataaaatatatataagtagaacttttatttaaatcacgtaccttaacaacaatccacctagcagcagccttggatttcggttgtggagtatcatcaagtcctttcaaagcactagtGTTGAATataaggaacattaaaatattgatgttgttgacgGCTAGTAAACTACGCCCCAACCCCATCAatactgacctgttaattattcccttaaggtagttgtctggcctgttatgcaaagaacaaaaccagacaactaggttttccttaggtagaatgacgaccatttgccagtgtCCATTGCAGTAGAGACGAATATAGTTTATTGTAGtagtatagattatttaaattcaattattgtgTTTGACTTACCTATTCAGATAGGCTCCAAGGTAAACATCTCGTTTTGAACTCTGTatccaactcttgatgtaactttcggattcaaattgtgagtgtccagatctctgaatggactgtggctcgaggaatccatacacatcagaattccccgctcgcacacttgtctcagtcagatgGCTGtgttgttaagtcaaagttaattatgtatgaatttaaaacaattactttggtaattaatagtaatctaaaatgacttacagaatccacaactgtataactgatatgctgagacattgaccaccatgtgcaatttcagagagatcttcgtgctttataTACAACGGGAAGTTTTGATTAAACACCCCGAAtatggtagcatcccacataacctggagCGGCTTCAAAAAcagttgtgggatggtcaatgtcatcaggtacaggggatcatcgacctcttCATCCGGGCTTTCTGGAGGTTTTGCTGGAGACACAGCTGCCTATTGataaaacatagttaattagcaagttttgattacagtgaacaaattaattgaaaaaaataaacatataatcagagtaaaaataaacatataatcgaaaaccgatgttaactgtcaacattaacacattcgttaacatcaattttttcaaaaaaccgatgttgttttcgggaattttttttaaaataatgtttttattttttcaaaaaaaaccaaaatttaacctgtaaatttaaaatcaaaccacacaacacaacatatatcaaatcaaaccacacaacacaacatatatcatttgcattctgctttcaaataggttttagcaaaaaactagctatcaacaaaggttattcaatgttaaaatgaaacaacaattgtaaaagATGTAATGCAAAGtatataaactaattaagtaacttAAGTTACATAGTTGCCTAAcatcctatgtttgatttctaacttttagataattttGTGTCCATTGAATGCGAAGCGCCTTgaatctctctgcttccaatggtctaacttcATTAAAATACTCTCTGTGAAGATATTACCTAAAGTTAGAATTTTCAATTGTGTTGCAGTGGGTTCTGCATGATTGGAACGATGAACTCTCTGTGAAGATATTGAAGAACTGCAAAAAAAGCTATTTTGGGAAAGGGAAAGAAGGAAAGGTTATAATTATAGACATAGCAATTGATGAAATAGGTGATGATCGCGAAATGACTGAATTGAAGCTAGACTATGATTTAGTGATGTTGACTATGTTTAATGGAAAATTATTCCTATATGTGGATTCAAAATCTCTCATTGAAGTTTatccttaatttattattagaggCTGTTGTAATCGTTGTGTACTACGGTTTCATTTTGTTACAGCATTTTCCTAAtctattcttttatatttaaagctttgatacaatataaataaaaataattagactttatattaaaaaatattatatgatatttttaatatttcttttgtcttttatattGATTCAATTATCTCAAACTCATACCTTTTTTCCCacttaacaataaataattaagaatataatagaaaaatatttaatactttaattaatttattgatctTGTAAAATGAcaggaaaaataaaaccaaaatgacaaataaaatgatataaaaaaagaataatactttaattaatttattccttGTTTATTTGAATATGTTACAATATATGTTTACGTATTTTAACCAGAGttattaatatctttttttaacttggattttagtttctttttaattatttttgagtagtcaatatatattttctaagatCATCCCATCTTATTTGATTTCAAGACTATTTAATTACTTTGAAAGTTACGTGGTATATCTGCACATGAATCACCTAACTGCTGAATCTTCAAACAATATTTAATGTCAtgaattgatattaaaaaaaattgaatacctCGGGTtccacaaagaaagaaaaaaatcctaattacggtcgttgaaaaaaaatattttaaaagatcaaggattaaaacaaattttagttaaaaaataaggtaaaaaaaatactatttctatctttaaggatttagattaaattttatttaaataatttttttatttgtaagaatgAAATATATAAAGTTTAACTCATGCACCATATTACTCGCTGTTTTCGAAGCTATATTGGCTATCCAACAGTTATGAAATGCAAAATTAGATAAATCTAATAATTAGATAAATGAAACTTACTAGAAGGAAACACTGTTGCAAGCACAAAGTAGTTTCCCGCATAATCATCGAAGGCCTTGCTACTTTCCAATTCATAGAATTTTTCACATTCATCAGCTAACGAAGCAAGGGGAAAGCTATGCAATTGCGAACTTTTCTCCCCGAAAGATGGAATAGACACCTGCAAATCACTCAAAACTGTGAAATAAGCATACCAACGACACCTGTAACAACTGGAAAAGCAAAGCACACAAtgtgaaaattgaaaacaattaaaactaaacattTTATTTCACAAAACATGGCTCATATCAAGAAATTCAACCATATTTTAACCAATTGTGCTTCATCGAGAAAACTCAGAAGCGCGGATAAGGTATATCATCGCCGAGAAATtccaaaacaaacataaaaataaacaaataaacccTTAATTGAGGGAGTTATGTGATGGCTATTTTCGGAGGAACAAAAGAAGAACCCTCGCCCCAAGGAGAAAAACGATCGCGTTTCGATTTGCGCCTTTAGGACTAGCTCCGTTTTCAGAGAACATGTGTGGTGTTCGAAAAGAGgaattgaaggaaaataaaacttAACCCTAAACCTAAACTAATTTCGAGAGAGTCGTGAATATTTTAAGTTGGTGGGGCTAAACCCTATTCGCTGCGAGGTTTTATATAGGCacatcaaatccttttttattaaatttattaacaaaaaaatcacataattaacaaatgaggttaaaaataataaaaaaataataaatgtaataaaaataaattacatgcggattataattaactctaaatttaaagacttaaaacataattttcgtgtctcatgaaaatatttttatttttttctgaaaaatttgtttaaaaataatgaaaatatcattttttaaaatcctacaaatatatgagataactataattatttaaattaaaccactataacatatattttcaataaattaaattaatatatacaaatattttaatttactttaaatttaaagaaaatacgataatataaatatagtaagattttatataatttttaaacaatattctccatttgcctttttaagaagaaaaaaactaatttttttatttttataataattaaataaatatattaataataaattttaatttttttacgatataattatttttaccaacattctataaaaattttataaaagttaaactctattattaaaaatagtttttttattttcaaattaattaatatcaaataatttatataaatgtgtgttatatttaaatgataatcatgaaataataaaattaaaattaagaaattcattttaaaaatttagtttaatttttaaatgcttaccttttgaatttattattgtttattatttattttattttttaattaaaatataattaataacgcaatatatgattttttaaaaaaatatataaataattaaaaaaaagtttatattaacatcggtttttcaaaaaaccgatgttaacatatcatacgttaacatcggtttttcaaaaaccgatgttaacgtcattagttaacatcagtttttaaaaaactgatgttaacatgtatgcattaacatcggtttttggaaaaccgatgttaacgtgtatgcattaacatcggttttccaaaaaaccgatgttaacatatcatacgttaacatcggtttttgaaaaaccgatgttaacgtcattagttaacatcggtttttgaaaaaccgatgttaacgtgtatgcattaacatcggttttttggaaaaccgatgttaagaaggATACTCtatttacaaatatgccaccacgttaacttaacatcggttttgtccaaaaccgatgttaataagccgatgttaaaactactttttgtagtagtgaaccAATGAGgttctcagttgaaggaaaggaacacatggtgtgcaaactaaagaaattaatatacagtcttaaagcaagcttcccgccaatggtatttgaggtttaatgataccattgtttgctttagatttaaggaaaatattgtTTATCGGTGTATATATCTAagggtcagtgggagtaaggttatgTTTCTAAtcctatatgttgatgatatattgcttgcaactaatgatcttggtcttcttcgtgagactaagaaatttctctctagaaactttgaagtgaaagatataGGCGAGataagctatgtgatagggataaaaatattttgtaatagatcacaaggattgttaggcttatctcagaaagcatatatcaataaagtactagagagatTCAAGATGAAAAGGTGTTTAGCATCACCTGTTCTAAGTTAGAAAGGAAACAAATTTAGTCTCACACAATGTCCTAAAAATGATGTGgaacaaaaacaaatgaaagtaattttgtatgcatcagttgttgttgcatctgaaactgaatttgtagtatgttttgaggctacaattcaggctaattggttgcggaactttatttcagggcttggaattgtcgattgtattgctaggccgctgaaaatgtattgtgataactccgcaacaatatttttgtaagaacgacaagtactctaagggtgttaagcatatggaattgaagtactttgtCATCAAGGAAGAAGTTCggaaacaaagagtgtcaataaaataaattagcacaaaccttatgatagttgaccctttgaataagggattactgcccaagacattatagaacatgttgaaagtatgggcattattgttattgatgatcattaagtgtaatttatcttatgcattttagtgacactctgagctcaattatgatatgtttctgattacctgttctctttgtttgcatgcatgtttgtgttagagtaatgttaacatgttttgtcttgaatgaaagacattatgttggaccaattatgtactcctaagtaatggtcatattaaggagaagactaatttgtagtataTGGAAGGGACTAGGTCGATTAGATGATGTACAACCGCCATGACTCgaattggttcctattcttaatcatgaaattatgatgtacccaatgtatagaacaatttagtcaattttaatgtgcattatgttaattaatctatttatttatttagtccataatgtttattaatatcacatgagccaagtgggagaatgttagaattaatgtctcatgtgaaaggcatgtgacttatgtagggactaataagtaaataattaacgattaaggactaaattgtaattgggcttaataggagaagtttctagggtTAACTACTACTTGCTACTTGAtaggagtagtggttataaaagggacttaatacccactaacgtgaaataaggtctccttcctgaccagaaaagtattctctctcacccatagccatcacgaacggagagaagcagaaaagaaagacctaaggaagtgaaatcttatttgtctcctctttcaaggaaatcaaagtgcaccggagagaagttcctatggagaaaggtacaagttTTCCTACAGAGAAAGGTACgcatcattatctattgtttattgattgttttgtgagaatcataggttttAAGATCCTgtttttcctataattgatagtctaggaaactCCTTAAAGTTTTACatatatatcaaatatatatctCCTTCctttctaattattattattattattattgttattattattatcatcatgc includes these proteins:
- the LOC106796055 gene encoding uncharacterized protein; protein product: MNVKNSMNWKVARPSMIMRETTLCLQQCFLLAAVSPAKPPESPDEEVDDPLYLMTLTIPQLFLKPLQVMWDATIFGVFNQNFPLYIKHEDLSEIAHGGQCLSISVIQLWILHLTETSVRAGNSDVYGFLEPQSIQRSGHSQFESESYIKSWIQSSKRDVYLGAYLNSALKGLDDTPQPKSKAAARWIVVKYFNEVRPLEAERFKALRIQWAQYYLKVRNQT